The following proteins are encoded in a genomic region of Pyrus communis chromosome 11, drPyrComm1.1, whole genome shotgun sequence:
- the LOC137749237 gene encoding desmethyl-deoxy-podophyllotoxin synthase-like: protein MMKVTTAYLNQIMFLIVETPYFSFFTSLLLCILVIFWKRSRARGLKLPPGPWKLPIIGNLHQMVGPLPHHTLRDLAKKHGPIMHLKLGQLEAVIISSAKAAREVLKTHELAFAQRPIVLAAEVMSFGQGGIIFAPYGDLWRSLRKICIFELLSAKHVQSFRSVREEEVRNLMESIGSMSHKGLAINFSDRCCSFVNDVVSKAAFGKKCKDQKEFLSLLDESSKLASGFDLPDLFPSLSFLGFITGSIAAMKDVKSKLGTILENIINDHKIKRSKKDLKISNTSTTAGNDKAEEEEGEEGNFVDVFLKLKESNKAEFSLTTNQIKDIILDIFGAGSETSATTLEWVMSELMRNPRVMKRAQAEVRQLVLQFEGKKSKVIEERDVQKMDYLKLVVKETLRLHSPAPLLPREARDTVQIGGFELPVKSKVIINLWAMGRDPEIWGADAECFKPERFQDSSVDFKGFDFEFTPFGAGRRMCPGMSFGVTMVELALAELLYRFDWKLANGMNPNELDMTEIFGMSCKRKNALYLIATPHFTSVDESE, encoded by the exons ATGATGAAAGTGACCACAGCTTATCTGAATCAAATTATGTTTCTAATTGTCGAAACgccctatttttcttttttcacttCTCTCCTTCTCTGCATCCTGGTGATATTTTGGAAGCGATCCAGAGCCAGAGGCCTGAAGTTACCCCCAGGGCCATGGAAGCTGCCGATTATTGGAAACTTGCATCAAATGGTCGGTCCACTGCCACACCACACATTGAGAGACTTGGCCAAGAAACATGGACCCATCATGCACCTTAAACTGGGTCAATTAGAGGCCGTGATTATTTCATCTGCCAAAGCTGCCCGGGAGGTGTTGAAGACACATGAGCTTGCATTTGCGCAGAGGCCTATTGTTTTGGCGGCAGAGGTTATGTCTTTTGGTCAAGGAGGTATTATCTTTGCTCCTTATGGAGATTTATGGAGATCGCTGAGAAAGATTTGCATTTTCGAGCTACTAAGCGCCAAACATGTGCAGTCTTTCAGATCCGTAAGAGAAGAAGAGGTTCGGAATCTTATGGAGTCCATTGGCTCAATGTCTCACAAGGGACTTGCCATCAATTTTAGTGACAGGTGCTGCAGCTTCGTAAATGACGTAGTGTCAAAGGCGGCATTTGGGAAAAAATGCAAAGACCAAAAGGAGTTCCTTTCGCTACTAGACGAATCATCCAAACTTGCTAGTGGGTTTGATCTTCCTGATTTGTTTCCTTCACTCAGTTTTCTTGGGTTCATTACTGGGTCGATCGCTGCTATGAAAGATGTAAAAAGCAAGCTCGGTACGATTCTCGAAAATATCATCAACGATCATAAGATCAAACGATCCAAAAAGGACTTGAAGATCAGTAATACTAGTACTACAGCAGGCAATGACAaagcagaggaggaggagggggaggagggAAATTTTGTTGACGTCTTTCTAAAACTTAAGGAGTCCAATAAGGCGGAGTTCAGCTTGACAACCAATCAAATCAAAGATATCATTCTA GACATCTTCGGTGCAGGAAGCGAGACTTCAGCTACTACCTTAGAATGGGTAATGTCAGAGTTGATGAGAAACCCAAGAGTCATGAAGAGGGCTCAAGCTGAAGTGAGACAGTTAGTCCTCCAATTTGAAGGAAAGAAAAGCAAAGTTATTGAAGAAAGAGATGTTCAAAAAATGGACTACTTGAAATTGGTGGTGAAAGAAACTCTGAGGTTACACTCTCCAGCCCCTTTGCTCCCAAGAGAAGCAAGGGACACGGTTCAAATTGGCGGGTTCGAATTACCAGTTAAATCAAAAGTAATTATTAATCTATGGGCAATGGGAAGAGACCCAGAGATATGGGGGGCAGATGCTGAGTGTTTTAAGCCAGAGAGGTTTCAGGATTCTTCTGTTGACTTTAAGGGTTTTGACTTTGAGTTCACCCCGTTTGGGGCCGGCAGAAGAATGTGTCCAGGCATGTCGTTTGGTGTTACCATGGTTGAACTTGCTCTTGCTGAATTGCTCTACCGATTCGATTGGAAACTGGCGAATGGGATGAATCCAAACGAACTGGATATGACGGAGATCTTTGGAATGAGCTGTAAGAGAAAGAATGCGTTGTACCTAATTGCCACCCCACATTTTACTTCAGTCGATGAGTCAGAGTGA